One genomic region from Fictibacillus marinisediminis encodes:
- a CDS encoding cell wall hydrolase: protein MFKKIGLITGITAIGLSIAGGTNASAHTVKEGDTLWKLGQSYNVSYESIKKDNNLDGNMIRPGQQLNIPAVKGVSEDQLKASSEDKRLLASLVEAEAMGESFEGKAAVAAVVLNRVKADSFPDTIKGVIYDKGQFQPVMENKLKKPSPSSEKAVDKALSGYDNTNGSLFFYNKTTAVSRWLDTKPVNIVIGNHTFSK from the coding sequence ATGTTTAAAAAGATTGGTTTAATTACGGGAATAACAGCCATTGGGCTATCTATAGCAGGAGGAACAAATGCAAGTGCACATACGGTAAAGGAAGGGGATACTCTTTGGAAGCTTGGTCAGTCTTATAACGTATCTTATGAAAGTATCAAAAAAGACAACAATTTAGACGGAAATATGATAAGACCTGGCCAGCAATTAAACATACCGGCAGTTAAAGGGGTAAGTGAAGATCAACTGAAAGCATCTTCAGAAGATAAAAGACTTCTCGCTTCTCTTGTCGAAGCCGAAGCAATGGGTGAAAGTTTTGAAGGTAAAGCTGCAGTTGCTGCTGTTGTCTTGAACCGAGTAAAGGCTGATAGCTTTCCGGATACGATCAAGGGGGTTATCTACGACAAAGGGCAGTTTCAGCCTGTCATGGAAAACAAACTGAAAAAGCCTTCACCTTCATCAGAAAAAGCTGTTGATAAAGCATTATCCGGTTATGACAATACGAATGGATCGCTGTTTTTCTATAATAAAACGACAGCGGTAAGCCGTTGGCTCGATACAAAGCCTGTCAATATAGTAATCGGCAACCATACATTCAGCAAGTAA
- a CDS encoding universal stress protein, with amino-acid sequence MPYYERILVGVDGSESSEVAFYRAIEITKEYHAQLLIVHISEEKIPTAPLDAGAVTIEMSRDKSFSESLLENYDEMARKHGLKHVKTLSNYGTPKTEILSFASMHEADLIVCGATGLNAMERIFIGSVSQYITRHATCDVLIARNSQKIESSGLSIKSSSER; translated from the coding sequence ATGCCTTATTACGAGAGAATCCTTGTTGGTGTGGATGGATCGGAATCTTCCGAGGTTGCCTTTTACAGAGCTATAGAAATTACGAAAGAATATCATGCGCAATTGCTAATTGTCCATATTTCTGAGGAAAAAATCCCTACTGCTCCATTAGACGCAGGTGCAGTTACCATCGAGATGAGCCGTGATAAGAGTTTCAGTGAATCCCTTCTTGAAAATTATGATGAAATGGCAAGGAAACATGGATTAAAACATGTTAAAACCTTATCCAATTACGGAACTCCAAAAACAGAAATCCTTTCTTTCGCTTCCATGCATGAAGCAGATTTAATTGTCTGCGGTGCAACCGGGTTAAACGCTATGGAACGCATTTTTATCGGCAGTGTTTCACAATATATCACCAGGCATGCCACTTGTGATGTTCTCATCGCCCGGAACAGCCAAAAAATTGAATCATCGGGTCTTAGCATAAAGAGCTCAAGTGAACGATAA